atgcatcttattatatttttccCAGAAATAGTTTTATGAGAAACATTCCATTAAAATGAACGATTTTTCATTAATATCACTCTTTCAAACATTACTATACAATAATTTCAAGATAAGCTTTaccatattttattttgtttgcgTAACATTCACTCACAAAAGGCAAACTTTGAATAACATATTTATTCACAcaaaagtaatttattataacatatttataaattttcaacagTTCTATGTTAGATTCTACACTAGATTAAATTTTACATCAATATGAAACACATTTCATGTGAGTAAGAACATTATATACATTTACGTACACGTATATGTAAATATTACTGTTACAGTAGAGTAGTAACACTAATACACTGTGAACAATATGCAGTACTTGTAATTACAATCAATGTTTTCCAAATgaaataacattattaaatgtttatttacCATTGTgtatattttgcaaaaatttataatattaaaaaagaaaagcaaaattattaatttttcaactctaatattaattaattaaactataATCGAGAGTAGTTACAATGGTAATTTTTGTTTACGTGTTACACTTTCATattaacatatatgtatgtacattaaaTATACATCAAGGTTTATAATTGCCCTTAAATTTAGCGCACATATACCTATTTGCTTATAAATCTGTATTTTCAAGTTAATTgttccttaaatttcaaaataatcatTAGACCGagaaattaattctatttatttcttctacaatcgtacaattcatttattttctttaagagCATTTGACATCAATTTGAAATAGATTCAATATTGCTAACTTCAATACCTTTTATTCTTGACactttattgttaattttattaattttcaaatgtcgaATAAGCATCTAATATTTTCGATCACATTTTCAAAtcgaaaaaatattgaaatcactATAAAGTTTATGAAACtattctgaaattatttttctaatattttatttgtacattaTTTAGTATTCGATGATTTTTACGTTATGTCAAGTTATATCACGTTTttgacaatatatttttatttgcaatacCAGCATGAGATAACATTATTCATCtgaaaacaaatataatttttttacaagGTCTGTGTTACAACTatgtctattttattattttaatataatactcacatatatttgtatttgagCAAAAAACATTTACAAATCATTTCCTGTGATAATTGTTATcacaaattaatgaaatatcaaTTTTGCAATATgacaataacaaatttttaaatgttgaatATCATTGTCTGTAATGCATCTAATTGCTTGCTGGATGGATAAATAATTCATTGTCATAGGATGGCAATATTTCTAGTAAAATTGCTTATGAATGTTCTGGACAACGCGTGTGTTGAATACGTGGAACATTTTTCATAGGATTTGTTGTTTCACAAACATGAACTACTATACCTGGTTGTCCCGAACCTCCAGGATGTAATTCATGACTGCCTCCTGCAAAATTActtatataatttacataatattaaacatggaAGAAATACATCATGAATTGTTTAATCAAAACCTGCAGATAAATTGGCTATAGCTGCTAATAAATCATGATTAACTAAAGGTTCATTCTCTTCTTTAGGTTCCCATCCAATAGGTGGTGAAGCAGGTGGCGAAATTAGGAACTGTTTAGTAAGAGCTGGTGGTTGAAGATGTTGATCTTCTATATCtgtaaattgtattatttttaatcgctAATAGAATTATATTAGACTTGTAACTTTGTCATATAAAATCTGTTCTTACAAACCTATTGGAGTAACAGGTTGTGCAAAATAACAATTGATATTGGTCTCACCAAAGTGAGTTTGATGTAGCTGTATTCTGGCATTTGCTGCTGCATTTGGAGAACTATAATTTACTCTCATTCTTCTAAATGatctaaaatattgaaatgtagcatcttctccaaattttttaaagagaTTCTCTATTTCttgctataaaaataaaagaaatattgaaaGGAATATATCTACGTTTGTTATGTTCACTTTTACCATATCTTTTTGTCACCTTTAATTCATCGCTTTTGAAAACCCGAGGATCAACATTGGTAACAATGACTGAAGTGGGCAAATCTTCATCGTGCACTAAATCTTCGACAGACCTTGTACTTATATCATTATGATCTTTCTGCACATCAAACTCAAATCCTAATTGTTGGTAATTAGGATGTAAATTTGGTAACCCATCAACTtcgtttattattatattttctgatTCTTCTAATTCCTCATCCTCCACTATGTTTGAATCATGTTTTTCTTCCATGCTTACTTTTTGCAATGtataaaaacattaaattatAGCATTTAAGTATGTAAAAGGCACAGTTTTTAAAAAGAAaggtaaaaatgaaattgttttGTTTCCAAATCAATAATATGTAGCctcaaattatatatatttttcaaataaaacaaaatacgcagcatgaaattattgaaagtaCATACAAACAAATATAACTGGGTTACTCATGATTAAAAATTCATTGCTGTAAGTACTTTGAAAAGacttctttaatttattttaaaatttttttaaccaTGACAAGAAACTGCAATGTTTTATTACAAATGTAATGTTATTTTTCAAGCTAATAGCGATCATCGCTCATGCTAGCATTGTCAATTAATATCTGTTTATTATTGGAAGTTaaatgataattaaatattagttaaaataaCATAATATAGCATTTATATAGTTGTTTGTAGATATATACTAGAATACAATCGTATcataatacttttttatttaaaaaaatgtcacgtcctcattacaaaatatatattatgttattgtcaacaatgaattttataaactataaatcattaaaaatgatTCCATTAATTCATCAAAATCCATGTATATTTACGAAACACATATTAACCTTATTTACCAACTATAAATCTATTTGTCACTGTTTTGATTTTCATCgaataattacaattactactacaccaACGACATGCATAATATTTAATGAGAAAGTAATTAATCAGCTGACCGAACACAGATAATACTTGCCTAACTTTTCTTAAGCGGCTAAATTGAATGTATAACACCTTTCTTTTCTTAATACTTATCCGTATCGAGAATAATTTCTttacttatttacttatttatttacgtaCTTATCTATTTACGTATAACATTTGTCATTGTATTAACGTAATCTTCACCATTTATTCCTCTTTCGATATTGCACActgtatttactattttattattattgtagtgCAATCTTTCACAACCGTAGACTGTATGAAGTAACTAGAAAGATAACGAATCAGTTTTATATCATATAATAAATGTGCAATGTTTTCAGAGCAATATCATGTTTTGAACAATATAACtgtaaattaatagaaaaacaATATAGTactcattaaattttttaagaatataGGAACCATCTGAAACTTCATTTATGCCAATCTTCTTATCGAGCTACCTTTctatacattcatacaaaacCTGTATATACGTACGTGTACATACtatgtatgtaacataaatGCACGTAAATGCGTCATATGTGTGTATTGTGTGTATTGTGTGTATATCACGAATAACAGTAAGCAACAAATAATAATGTCGATGATGGAAGGTTCACTTAGCAAATGGACAAACGTTGTTAACGGATGGCAATATCGCTGGTTTGTTTTGGACGATAATGCTGGGCTTTTGTCATATTACACGGTAACAATTGTCAAatagtataattatatttaatattcactTACGGTGTGTCATTAATAGGTTACATCTTAcgttctatttaaaaatttaattaatccttACTCGAGTCAATAGCTACAGTTTAGCATACATTCTTTATAATGTTCATAAttgatttatttgtaaattattttttgtacattatttatatttctcaGATGTAtcttatataatatgtattaagTGTATCTTATCAGATGCATCTGTCATAGTCAGCTGATATCTACATTTTAAAGTACCCAGTTCTATTTAAAGAAATCATTACGagttttatattacaaatataaactgTGGTTTAAGGAAAGATCTATTAGTATTTTCAAGATGCATCGTTTATGTCATAACTATCActcgttgaaataaaaatctatgcctggtatttatattttattatgggAGATACATTAACATTGAAATAATATCTTAATTTGGtatcatttatattttagaGTAAAGAGAAAATGATGAGAGGAGCACGTAGAGGATGTGTTCGTTTAAGAGGTGCTATCATAGGTATTGATGATGAAGACGATAGTACATTTACAATTACTACATCATCGTACAAAGATGATCCAAAAACATTTCATTTTCAAACAAGGAATGCAGAAGAACGAGAACGGTGGATTCGTGCTTTAGAAGATACTATATTACGGCATTCACATgctgtacaattatttatttataagatttcctttatatttatgtaataattgtaaaataatattcataccATTGTTTTAGAGATGGGATCCTAAAAAGTCTCCTCCTAAGCAAGACTTTGATCGCAAAGTTGCAGAAGCAGATGCATATCTACAATTATTGATagatcaaataaaattaattgaaacaaaACAAAGAAATGTTGCAGCGGAAGATGAAGAAACACAACAAAAGTATGGAGCAATTTTAACACAAGCAAATGCAATGCTTAATTCTGTAAAACATACAATTGTACAATTGCAAATTGCAAAGGTAAAAATACATGgaatatacaaatacaaatacaatgaaatAAATGCTTATTCCACTTAACTGAAGTGACCataatgaattataataattttagaatacaGCTATACCTGTAAATGGAATATATAGGGGACCAACAGATCCAATACACGTTTCATTGCCTCTATCTCATAGTAAGTGTTTAAATGTATAAGTATAAAGTAACTAGTAAACATATTTTTAGTAGGAGGTTTCTAATATAATAAGCTTTAGTTGCTGCTAGAGAACCAGAGACAGCTGTACAAACTGGAATTGAATTAGGTTCTGAATGTATAGAACCAAGAGTACCTATATTATCAAATGGTAATTTGTTTGTCACTATTTACATATACCAATTTAGAAATGAATATGAGATATatgtgttaaaatatattttaaaaaataaacgtaTAAATTTAACAGAGAAGATGGAGCAAAATATACGTTGATATCTTTTACTTATAAAGCTGTTGTAGATAGGGATCTCCCTGTACCACAGTTCTCTTATTCATCTTCGGATGAAGATGAGGATTATTATGATGCAGCAGATGAAATATCTCCTCCTTCTGTAGTACAAAATCATATCACCGTGTAAGTATTTATCAAGCGTTATaagatttaaaattcaaaaattgataatgattaattaatttagtaaaaGACGAGACAGCGAACGCTCGCAGTCGCACATGGACGTTACTTCAAACGAAAATCGAAAACAACCACCATTGCCTCCTACGAAAGGCGATGGATCAGTTGATTATGATGGTAAGTAGATTAAAGATTTACTTAGATGTCTAAAAGTTACGAGTTTTTATACTATTTCCCTCTGTAttgattttcatttaaaatacattGTTTACTTTCcatatttatttaatgcatATTAGCATGTAGCAGatgtttgtaatttaaaattaagtaaggcatttaaatacaaaatttgaaagttaaaaaaagataagtatataaatatttatatacaatgtAACATTAAGTAAACataatcatataaaataattgaataatgcaAGTATTGGaagttgttaataaaataacatacaTTCGTTATTATCGATAATGCAGATTTGTACCAGTCGACTTTATCCACAGCTACAATTATTGATTTTAAAGAGTATCCTGCATGACACGTGAATTATCGTGTTGTCGTAACATTGCCGTAAAGTAGTTGCTAAATTTATATTCTAAATCAAACGTGAACGTTCGGTAGTATGTCTAATTTAGAAAAAGAAAGATTTAAACAAATACTCATACTTTTTCCTATTCtgagaattttatttcttaGAAAAAGACATTTATGTTGTGTATAGTTTGATTTGATACTATGAGAATATTTAGGAATGGATATTAGCTGGTATTTCTTAAAAAGACAATATGCTGGGTGCAGATTCAAATAGTAAGTGTTTTTATAATAGTAGAGTACtcttaataagtattgtaaatttagagaatttctcaaaatttgtatatgtttcatcaaattttgtaataaataaatgattcttttaaatattacaatttttcttatcagatatataaatatattcataactattattaatctgaagaaaaaatataatataaattatggtaataattattttctttgttttactGTCACAAAACTATATTGTATGTTGCAGCCCTTTACGAAGAGGAAAGCGAAACAGAAAGTTAGTAATCATTGtactaataaatttctaaatttctaaattaattaattatacattgCTTTTTAGTGGATTCCATGGAATCTCATGGATCTGTTGTAACTCATCTTTTATCGCAAGTAAAAATTGGTATGGATCTAACGAAGGTAGCATTGCCTACATTTATTTTGGAGCGCAGGTCACTCCTTGAAATGTATGCTGATTACTTTACTCATCCAGATCAGTTCGTAAGGTATTTTATCAAATAGAtagttgttaaaaattattagatttatcAAAACTTTtactatattataatacatattttagaaTAGCGGATATGCCTTCCGCCAAAGATAGAATGATACAAGTAGTTCGATGGTATTTATGTAGTTTCCATGCTGGTCGAAAATCAGGAGTAGCAAAAAAACCATATAATCCCATATTAGGTGAAATTTTTCGGTGTCATTGGGATATACCTAATGATAATGTAGATAGTTCAATTgattcaaatttagttaatgAGGGTCCTGTACCATGGTGTAAAGAGAACCAGCTCTCATTCATTGCTGAACAGGTTTCTCATCATCCCCCTAGTAAGtacttaatttataaaatactttacagattttttaaataaaatattatcatttatattacagTAAGTGCATTTTATGCTGAACATTATGCAAAAAAAATTAGTTTTGGAGCACATGTTTGGACAAAGAGTAAATTCCTTGGTCTCAGTATAGGAGTACATAATGTTGGAAAGGGTTGGGTAAATGTGTTAGAACATggtgaagaatatgtattaacTTTTCCAAATGGTTATGGTAGATCTATCCTTACTGTACCTTGGATAGAATTAGGAGGAACTGCAACTATACATTGCACACAAACTGGATTTCATGCAACTGTGGAATTTTTAACGAAACCTTTTTATGGTGGTAAGCGTAATCGGATCACGTGTCAAATTACTCAGCCAGGAGATAAAAAACCATTCCTTATCATAAATGGAGAATGGAGTGGAGCTATGGAAGCAAAATGGGCCGATGGAGTAAGCATGAAAAATACGAATGCGTTGTAATTACATCTGTGATatatattaatgtaaattttatttttatagagaaCTGAAATGTTTGCGGATGTTAAAGAACTGCATACTCAAAGAAAATTAGTAAAGCCAGTTTGTGAACAAGAAGAACATGAATCGCGAAAAGTTTGGCGTGATGTAACCGTAGGATTAAGAATTAACGATATGGAAAAGGCAACTGCAGCTAAATGCACAATTGAGCAAAAACAGCGAGACGAAGCACGTATAAGAAAAGAACATAATATCAATTGGCAAACAAAGGTATATTTTCTTTCAGTTCTACATGTCTCTATTTTTGtgtattttacatataatactttttttaatttaatagctATTTAAAGAAACCAAAGATGGTGGCTGGATTTACATAAAACCTCTTGCAGATAGATTACATTCTTGTTCTAACCAAGTGAGTGcagtatgaatttataaaatattttatcgaaGTTTTATGTATTGCACAGTAGAGATTTAAGGCCTAATACATATGATCTAtaccatatacacatatatataatttttaagtctAATGACTCTGTGCTATGAAAACAAAATAACTATTATCACAAATTCTTTTTTACTTCTTCTTCTTATTACTTCTTTTTCACATAAACCTGGTTAAGTACAATAGCAAACAATAAAATGGCAAGCATAGCATAACattttgttcaaaaatatacaagtattttaatagtaggtaaattatttttttaaaatgttgCCTACTGATAGCTACTATATATTAAAGAAGAAACAGATTCCAATAGTATTGTGCCATGTATTATATGTAGACATTAACGTACAAGCTAATATACTATTAAGATAAATATATAGATACAGAAATAATATTCATGACACTAAAATCTTTGGtatcacaaaattaaaacacaacttaatataaatataaagcaaatttaattaaatactgGTTACATTAAATGTAgagtatatttttttatgtgtttaatttttttgttacagtaaatacttttaaatactTTCACTGAAAAAAAAACTttctattatacaattataaaaaaaattcattccaaaattattataaattatagttatagtccttttaaaaaattatttaattttagaatgacgatctctaaaataatttaactaacaaatatacaataattgtatccatcattgtaaaaataatataggatatgtacattacatatatatgtacataactatatttttttaaattgtattagATATAAACGAATTGAATTTACACAATGTAAATAGTTctaaataatttccaaaatatttttttgtataaattttgttcGTGTCTATTCAtagtttatttaaacaaaaagtaTTACATCTTCATGAGATTAATTAAATCTAATAGTACCTAATATGTTTACacgaatacaaataaaatcggtatttataattttttatttaaattttattacaaaggatactaataaataatcattattGTAAAATACTCCCATGCagcaaaaaatgtaatatactaataaatatgtaaatttctgataaaataaaatttatttgtgcATCTGAATATATACACCTTTAGTTTAAATTACAGTTGTAGAACAATTTGCGCTTTCACTTCGAAATAAACATAAATCATTTGTACTAAAATTAGAAAAGTAAAGATAATATTTCATAAGTAAAAatcaagaaaaattaaattttatttatggttATCCAAACATATGTGTCCAATATAATAATCGGATACTGTTCTATGAGGTTGTGGAAATCGGTTTGTTGATGTTAATAAATGCTCTAAACCTGATTTTATTACTAAATATCCCACTTCACAATatgttttatttacaaaatctaTTGCGCTTTTACTAATATCATATTTGTACAACACTTTGACAACAGATATGTTTTGCAAGCTTACAACATGATTATTTGATATTGTTTTAGATTCAGTTATTAAATTTAGGTGCCAATCCATTGGTTTTagtataagagaatgaatcttTTTTCCAACAAAAGATTGCAAAGTAATTTCCTCACCAAACACACCAgtcattgtaattttaatagctattaaaaaatcaataaaaggATCCGTTGTTAAGGGCCTTTCTATCTTAGAGTGAGCTACAAAATTGTAATCAACAGAACAACTCCATAATTTAAAGGtactatttgtataaattttaccTATGTACTGTAAGCATCTATTACAAAAAACGGTATTCTcctctatttttaaattgttaaataaacttTTACAAACAATAATGAAAAGAGATCCATAAAAAATATCCGATTCCAATGGTATTAAATTTTGACTAacagaaatataattatgtttacAACAAAACCAATCATTTAAATCATAGTTCATATCTGGTATAGGTAATActcttttaataaatattcttctAGAAAGAATGTTTTTGCAGCATGCGCATAATATGTTACAATTATGATTCTTCAATACTTTTATGTTTTCTATAGAATCTCTTAAAACAGTAATGTTCGGTGTTAAATTAGTAACCATTTCAGTTTGAAAACAGCCAAAAGCAGAATCAGACTTTATTTGTGTTCGAAAACAGATccaattatttgttatatttaatgcTGATAATGAATGTggtattaattttaaacattttgttaaaagttttattatattatcatcTATTGTTATTTCTATACTTTCTTCTAAAAGttttattctaattttcattaaatttatttcattttgtaaacaaataaaagtattacataTCTGAAGCCTTGGTCGTAATTCCAATGTAATACTTTTTATCATAGTAAATAATAACAATGTTAAAAAACTGTTACTAATTATGTTCTGTTATGCTTCAAGTTCAGACAAATTTATGCAACTTGAAGATTCTTCAAAAGATTGATTAGTAAACATATCATGGTGGatctaaaatatacaatttttaaatatacttattaattactTATATTCATAATTTACATAGCTCAGTGTCAAAAAAGATACCCATGATCTTAccttcaaaattgtaaatttagtaTATAACTAATAACATTCAATCTAAATTAAATAAGTTGTAAATGTAACTTTTGTAAATGTAACTCCTTGCATAGCAAATTTATTCTGTACATTTTCCAATATTATATTCCATATATGTtcctaaaaaattattttacataaattaataataggatatcgtaaaattacataaaattttatttataatcataCAGAATTTTAAATCAAAAATGTAAATACCCACATACCTCTGCTTTATTTTACCATGGTTTATATATCTCATGGatcataacataaaaatttacattgaGTGACTAGTCTATTCTATATTTGGTCTGTGATTGTCTGCGCATAATGCAGGATTTAGATTGGTCGGATAAAAGAGCGAATAGAGTACGTATAAGAAGCAAGGAAGATAGCAGATATCTATCTTTTCTCACGCTAGAGCTGCACGACTATATTCTTCATCCTGCATATAAACCGCAGATTAAACAGAATCATAAAGAAAAATCCTGAACTACAGTGTAACCTAATATTTATTGCGCATCGAAAAGTTATAATTACTGTTTAAACATGGTTATTTTGTCGAGAATTTTACCTCATAaagtattatcaaatttttattgtaaagtacTAAGTAAGtttcattgtatttttataagcactgtatatttacaatttctgataGTTTTATATATTGTTTACATTACCTATTGtaccaatattatgtttatataattgtaGCTTACTTTGATATATAGAACACGGTTATCTTAATTATCTGTTTATGTagatactattatattatttttaggtAAAGATGTAAAATTTTTCTCAACCATGGCACAAACAAAACATGAAAATGAACATGACaatgataattttaacaaagaaaCTGTTAAAAAATCCATAGATTCAACAACTTTTACAAATTATAGATTCCTTTATCCAGAATTTTTACCATGTCCAAATCCTTTATATCGTAATAGTCTAAGAGAAAAATTAGAACGTATAGATATGTTAGCTAGAAGATCCGTAGTAACTATTCCTGAATTTTATGTTGGATCTATATTAGCAGTTACTTATTCCGAGCCACATGCAACTGGAAAAGTAAATAGATTTGTTGGTATATGTATTTTAAGAGAAGGTGCTGGATTACGTGct
Above is a window of Megachile rotundata isolate GNS110a chromosome 12, iyMegRotu1, whole genome shotgun sequence DNA encoding:
- the LOC143265531 gene encoding uncharacterized protein LOC143265531 codes for the protein MIKSITLELRPRLQICNTFICLQNEINLMKIRIKLLEESIEITIDDNIIKLLTKCLKLIPHSLSALNITNNWICFRTQIKSDSAFGCFQTEMVTNLTPNITVLRDSIENIKVLKNHNCNILCACCKNILSRRIFIKRVLPIPDMNYDLNDWFCCKHNYISVSQNLIPLESDIFYGSLFIIVCKSLFNNLKIEENTVFCNRCLQYIGKIYTNSTFKLWSCSVDYNFVAHSKIERPLTTDPFIDFLIAIKITMTGVFGEEITLQSFVGKKIHSLILKPMDWHLNLITESKTISNNHVVSLQNISVVKVLYKYDISKSAIDFVNKTYCEVGYLVIKSGLEHLLTSTNRFPQPHRTVSDYYIGHICLDNHK